A region of the Cupriavidus taiwanensis genome:
GATGCGGCTGGCGCGGAAGCTCTCGCCCAGCTCGCTCTCCGACGGCATCTGGTGGTGCGGCGGATAGGTGCCGTCGAGGATGCGGGCGCGCAAGGCATCCTTGATCTGCGTGTAGAGCGGCAGCGGGATCGGCATGGTGGCCGGCAATGCCGTGGCGCCGAGGGTGGGTACCGCGTTGGTCCGGGAGGTCATCGGATCGACATAGCGTGTTATGACAAGTTGGGAATCACTATATGGACGACGCCGTGCCGGAGGAACGAAGCAATCCGGATATGCAAGGATGAAATCCGAACTTGCGCTGGCTGCGCCACTCAACTCCCGATGCCGCTCGCCGATATCCAGTCATGGACCCTGCCGTGCGCCATCCGCCGCGGCCGCGGGCAGATGACAACGATGGCGGCAACACACACACGCACGGCACGGGAGCAACGCATGAGCAGTTCCATGAGGGACATCGACGAACGGACTAACCTCACCAACAACAACCAGTTCGAGCTGCTGCTGTTCCGGCTCGGCGAGGCGGAGCATTCCGGCCAGTCGGAGCTGTTCGGCATCAATGTCTTCAAGGTGCGCGAGATCCTGGTGATGCCGCCGGTGACGACCGTGGTCGGTGCCGGCCCGTCGATCCTGGGCATGGCCGATATCCGCGGCCAGGTGATTCCGGTGATCGACCTGCCGCGGCTGGTAGGTTGCAAGCCGCGCGGCGGCCTGGGCATCCTGCTGGTGACGGAATACGCCCGCTCGACCCAGGGCTTCGCGGTCGAGGCCGTCGAGGAAATCGTGCGGCTGGAATGGAACCAGGTGCATTCGGCCGAAGGCAGCGTGCGCACCGGCCATGTGACCAGCATCGCCAAGCTGGAAGGGGGCGCGGATGGCGCCGGGGGCGGTGCGGACGCGGCACGCCTGGTGCAGGTGCTCGACGTCGAGCAGATCCTGCGCGACGTGCTGCCGACGCGCCAGCCTGATGTGGATCCGGGCGAGGTCGGGCCGCAGCTGCAGCTGCGGCCGGGCGCCAGGGTGATCGCCGCCGACGACTCCGCGCTGGCGCGCGGGCTGATCGAGCAGGGCCTGAAGGCCCTGGGCGCGCCGGTGGTGATGACCAAGTCCGGCAAGGAAGCCTGGGAACTGCTGGACCGCATCGCGACCGAGGCCGCCAGCCAGGGCCGCCCGGTCCAGGACGACGTGGCGCTGGTACTGACCGACCTGGAAATGCCCGAGATGGACGGCTTTACGCTGACCCGCAAGATCAAGGCCGACAGCCGGCTGAAATCGCTGCCCGTGGTGATTCATTCATCACTGTCGGGGGAGGCCAGCGAAGAACATGTGCGCAAGGTGGGGGCCGATGCCTATGTGGCCAAGTTCGTGGCCAAGGAGCTGGCCGACACCATCCGCGCGGTGCTGACCCGTTAGGCA
Encoded here:
- a CDS encoding chemotaxis protein, producing MSSSMRDIDERTNLTNNNQFELLLFRLGEAEHSGQSELFGINVFKVREILVMPPVTTVVGAGPSILGMADIRGQVIPVIDLPRLVGCKPRGGLGILLVTEYARSTQGFAVEAVEEIVRLEWNQVHSAEGSVRTGHVTSIAKLEGGADGAGGGADAARLVQVLDVEQILRDVLPTRQPDVDPGEVGPQLQLRPGARVIAADDSALARGLIEQGLKALGAPVVMTKSGKEAWELLDRIATEAASQGRPVQDDVALVLTDLEMPEMDGFTLTRKIKADSRLKSLPVVIHSSLSGEASEEHVRKVGADAYVAKFVAKELADTIRAVLTR